CGCCGGCAGCCTCGAGGACGACGTCGAACGCGGTCTGCTCCTCTTCGGCTGCTTCGCCGGCGCCGCCGCCGGCGGGGCCTGCGACTGCAACGGCAGCAGCGGTGACATCGAAGGTCTCCTCGAACAGCTTTACGAAGTCCGAGAGTTCAATGATGGACAGTTCCTTGAAAGCTTCAATGAGCTCTTCGTTGGTGAGCTTCGCCATGGGAGGCGTCCTTCCTGTAGTGGTGCACTGCACCGGAGTGTGTGGGGCGAAGTGAAACTAGTTCGCTTCGGTTGCTGCGGCTTCCTCGGCGGGAGCCTCCGTGGCGGCCTCTGCGGGAGCAGCGGCCTCCTCGGCTGCAGGAGCGTCAGCGTCGGCTGCAGGTGCAGCGCCGCTTTCCTCCTCGAGCTTGATGCGCAGTGCATCGACGGTGCGAGCCAGGGCGGACATCGGCGCCTTGAGGACACCTGCCACCCGGGCGAGCTGGAGTTCGCGCGACTCGAGGGCCGCCAGGGCGACGACCTCGGAGGCGTTCAGGGCCTTGCCCTCGAAGATTCCGGTCTTGATGACGAGCTTCGGGTTGGCTTTCGCGAAATCCGTGAGGCTCTTGGCTGCAGCGACGGCGTCACCCTTGATGAAGGCGATCGCGGTGGGTCCGGACAGCTGGCCGTCGAACGCGTCGATGCCCGCCTCCTTCGCCGCGATGCCGGTCAGGGTGTTCTTGACGACGGAGAACTTGTTGTCGTTGCCGAGGGCACGACGCAGGTCCTTGAGCTGAGCGACGGTGAGCCCGCGGTATTCGGTCAGGACAGCGGCGGTGGAATCCTTGAAATCGGTGGTGATCTCATCCACTGCAGAAACCTTGGTTGGCGTTGCCATAACCCTCCTTCCGGGGATATGCGCCGGTTTTCCAGCCCCAATGGAAACGCCCCGCGCAGATGCACGGGGCCTTGCTCGACACGGGCGCGGGGCCGGTGGAGAGGAGCTTCGTATCACCTGCGTAGGCCGTCCCTCACGGGAACTTTCGGATCTTCGTCCTTCTTCCGGTGAGCACACGGATGCACTCTGAGGAAGCGGAGGTGGATCGACCGACGGTCTTTGGTCCTCCAAGCGTACGCGACGCGGGCGGGCCGACCAAATCGTGGGGCCCCGCCCGCCCCGTCGCTACGGCAGGACCTTCTGCCATCCTGCGGTGCGTCCCGCCGGTCGGAAGCCGAGGGCCACGTTGACGTCGAGCATGAACGTGTTCTCCTCGGCGTTCCAGGTGTAGACGCGCTGCGCGTCCGGCCACTCGACGAGCGCCCGCCGGAGGTTCGCCGCCTTCAGGCGCATCCCGAGCCGGTGCCCGCGGTGCTCCTTCAGCACGAGCGTGTCCTCCTGGTACACCACGGCCGGTCTCGAGGCGAAACGCTCGAGGATGGTGTGCCCCACCAGGTGCCCGGTCGTCTCGTGCCGCACCGCGCAGACGAGGCTCGAGGTGCCTACCTCGAGTGCCGTCTCCTCCGTCTGCCGGATGCGCGCCGCATCCCACAGCTCCTCCTCCTGGGCGAAGCCACCGAGCGGAGGGTCCGTACTCATGCGCCGGCGCAGGAGCGCATAGTCCTCCACCAGATGATCGGGGCACCGGCCCGTCCAGGTGAGGAGCGCGTACCGCCCCGGGGCCGTCGCAGCGGCCCCGGACTCCAGCGCGGCGAGACCGTGCGGCGCGGCCGCGCTCCCCCGCAGCCCGGCGAGCTCGAGGACGCTCTGGCGATCCACCTGGACGAGATCGAAGCCCGAGCGCAGGGCGAGGACGGCCGAGGCGTCGTCGGCAGGGAATCCGCCGGCCCCCGTCGGCGGCACGAGGAACCGCGCCCCCGATCCGTCGGGCCCGTCCACGCGCGCGTCGCTCCAGGACATGAGGACGGCCCTCCCTCGGGATGCCGCCTGCTGCTCGATGAAGGCGAGCAGGGCCGTGGCCGTGCCGCGCCGCCGGTGTGCGGGCAGCACCTCGATCTGGAGGTAGGCCGTCCGCAGGTTGTCGCGCTGCGGGATACTGAGGCGGGCGTTCGCGACGATGGCGCCGTCCTCCCGCGCCACACCGAGCACGCGCTCGCGGTCCGGGGTGGGCTGCATCAGGGTGAGGCGTTCCTCCACCTCCAGCCGGAAGTCGTCGTGGCCCCACAGCGCGCTCTCCACCGCGTTGCTGACCGCGGCGCTCCGTGCGAAGTCTCCCCCTGAGGCGTCGAGGGTCGCGGGGATCGGGAGCTGCTCGATCGTGATGGCCATCGGCCCAGCATAGGTCCAGTGATTGGGATTACTCAACCACTGTTGGCGGCGGACACGAAAAAGCCCCGCGGCGCATGCCGCGGGGCTCTCTCGGGTGGTCGACCTAGACGGTGAACACCTTGGTGACGTTCGGGTCGACGGAGATGCCGGGACCGAAGGTGGTGGAGACCGTGGCCTTCTGGATGTAGCGGCCCTTCGAAGCCGACGGCTTCAGGCGGAGGATCTCCTCGAGTGCAGCGGCGTAGTTCTCGCCCAGCTTCTGCTCGTCGAAGGAGACCTTCCCGATGATGAAGTGGAGGTTGGAGTGCTTGTCGACGCGGAAGTCGATCTTTCC
This genomic interval from Arthrobacter agilis contains the following:
- the rplL gene encoding 50S ribosomal protein L7/L12, with amino-acid sequence MAKLTNEELIEAFKELSIIELSDFVKLFEETFDVTAAAVAVAGPAGGGAGEAAEEEQTAFDVVLEAAGDKKIAVIKEVRALTSLGLKEAKDVVDSAPKAVLEGATKEAAEKAKEALEAAGATVTLK
- the rplJ gene encoding 50S ribosomal protein L10; amino-acid sequence: MATPTKVSAVDEITTDFKDSTAAVLTEYRGLTVAQLKDLRRALGNDNKFSVVKNTLTGIAAKEAGIDAFDGQLSGPTAIAFIKGDAVAAAKSLTDFAKANPKLVIKTGIFEGKALNASEVVALAALESRELQLARVAGVLKAPMSALARTVDALRIKLEEESGAAPAADADAPAAEEAAAPAEAATEAPAEEAAATEAN
- a CDS encoding GNAT family N-acetyltransferase; translation: MAITIEQLPIPATLDASGGDFARSAAVSNAVESALWGHDDFRLEVEERLTLMQPTPDRERVLGVAREDGAIVANARLSIPQRDNLRTAYLQIEVLPAHRRRGTATALLAFIEQQAASRGRAVLMSWSDARVDGPDGSGARFLVPPTGAGGFPADDASAVLALRSGFDLVQVDRQSVLELAGLRGSAAAPHGLAALESGAAATAPGRYALLTWTGRCPDHLVEDYALLRRRMSTDPPLGGFAQEEELWDAARIRQTEETALEVGTSSLVCAVRHETTGHLVGHTILERFASRPAVVYQEDTLVLKEHRGHRLGMRLKAANLRRALVEWPDAQRVYTWNAEENTFMLDVNVALGFRPAGRTAGWQKVLP